Proteins co-encoded in one Deferrivibrio essentukiensis genomic window:
- a CDS encoding ribonuclease Z has protein sequence MRNNFIIKKINSPFEDSAFFVRNIYKKTAFLLDCGRIGNITNSEVLSITDVFVSHTHIDHFYGFDRLLRGFIRADSRLRFFGPPGFINNVKGKLAGYTWNLIKNYTLVIEAIELHEDKIKGAVFKACEGFVPQEYEKERTLISLGDGFTLDYEFFDHGIVTLGFRIREDIHVSVKKDALEQFGYKKGPWIAELKAKLRCFDKNGFFEVEMEGEMVKKSVIDLENELILYAPPQDITYITDLAPTYENFKKAVNFAKDSHILMIEAMFLKKDVMHAIKKKHLTLELSKEIFKLSNSKFVHFFHFAPKYEMEKNIFFKVLYEGIDKKVI, from the coding sequence ATGAGAAATAACTTTATAATAAAAAAGATAAATTCCCCTTTTGAAGATTCGGCATTTTTTGTCAGGAATATCTACAAAAAGACGGCATTTTTGCTTGATTGTGGAAGAATAGGAAACATAACAAATTCCGAAGTATTAAGCATTACAGATGTATTTGTAAGTCATACTCACATTGACCATTTTTACGGATTTGACCGCTTGTTGAGAGGGTTTATCCGTGCTGACAGTAGATTAAGATTTTTTGGCCCGCCTGGTTTTATAAATAATGTAAAAGGTAAGCTTGCAGGCTATACCTGGAATCTCATAAAAAATTATACTCTTGTAATTGAAGCGATTGAGCTTCATGAGGATAAAATAAAAGGTGCAGTGTTTAAGGCTTGCGAAGGGTTTGTGCCACAGGAGTATGAAAAAGAAAGAACATTAATTAGCTTAGGTGATGGATTTACTCTTGATTATGAATTTTTTGACCATGGTATTGTTACTTTGGGGTTTAGAATCAGAGAAGATATCCATGTAAGTGTGAAAAAGGATGCACTAGAACAATTTGGATACAAAAAGGGGCCTTGGATTGCCGAGCTTAAAGCAAAATTGAGATGTTTTGACAAGAACGGTTTTTTTGAAGTAGAAATGGAAGGGGAGATGGTTAAAAAGAGTGTAATTGACCTTGAAAATGAGCTTATTTTATACGCACCTCCACAGGATATTACATATATTACTGACCTTGCACCAACTTACGAAAATTTCAAGAAAGCCGTTAATTTCGCAAAAGATAGCCATATACTTATGATAGAGGCAATGTTTTTGAAAAAAGATGTTATGCACGCTATAAAAAAGAAACATTTAACGTTAGAGCTATCAAAAGAAATATTTAAACTGTCAAACAGCAAATTTGTCCATTTTTTTCATTTTGCTCCAAAATATGAAATGGAAAAGAATATTTTCTTTAAAGTGTTATACGAAGGGATAGATAAAAAAGTAATTTGA
- a CDS encoding TetR/AcrR family transcriptional regulator: MENNKANKFDKILDSSIKIIGQKGFHGAKVKDIANDAGVADGTIYNYFNNKEDILVTIFKVKLEEYVNMAKEEIAGIDNPEEKLKTLLKYHFKVMTETPYLANVLQIELRQPIKDLRIKVRRHLKNYFRLIEQVIEEGIQKGVFNKKLDVYLAREIYFGTLDEIVSTWIFKGGEWDLQETSEKLFPIFLKAFK, translated from the coding sequence ATGGAAAATAATAAGGCTAATAAGTTTGACAAAATATTAGACTCATCCATTAAAATTATTGGTCAGAAAGGTTTTCACGGTGCAAAGGTAAAAGATATTGCCAATGACGCAGGAGTAGCGGACGGGACAATATACAACTACTTTAACAATAAAGAAGATATACTTGTCACTATCTTTAAGGTAAAGCTTGAAGAGTATGTCAACATGGCTAAAGAAGAGATTGCAGGTATTGATAACCCCGAAGAAAAGCTTAAGACATTGTTAAAGTATCATTTTAAAGTTATGACTGAGACCCCTTATCTGGCTAATGTATTACAGATTGAGCTAAGGCAGCCTATTAAGGATTTGAGGATAAAAGTAAGGCGTCATCTAAAAAATTACTTTAGATTAATTGAGCAGGTTATTGAGGAAGGTATTCAAAAAGGTGTGTTTAATAAGAAATTAGATGTTTATCTTGCAAGAGAAATATATTTTGGGACATTGGATGAAATTGTTTCTACTTGGATATTTAAAGGTGGAGAATGGGACTTGCAGGAAACATCTGAAAAGTTATTCCCAATATTTTTGAAAGCTTTTAAGTAG
- a CDS encoding alpha/beta hydrolase — translation MKVGDRNILGSIVKWFIIPWLIFGVLGGYLYDSMKTPDKNIIKPYVDLSQVNPEELFILDTKRAISEGVENKDNMPFYLKGSNDVGILLIHGFTASPFEMKALGEYLNEKGFSVYGARLPGHASSPENINKLTFMDMYEGLKYGYYVLKNTNKKVFVIGQSMGGLLAAEVAIFNKVDGLIMLSPAFKIKSNKVIFVPFLRKFIKFSKKENFEDRFADHYYNVRPVEGIYQLTKLSRHLIPLLPEMKIPVYVVQSKYDDIIDSGYTEYYFKQIGTERKTIDILDDNRVKHILTTDENPLMDNLFSKIYEWILGVM, via the coding sequence TTGAAAGTAGGCGACAGAAATATACTCGGCTCAATTGTAAAATGGTTTATAATCCCATGGTTAATTTTTGGAGTATTGGGGGGTTATTTGTACGACAGTATGAAGACGCCAGATAAGAATATTATTAAGCCATATGTTGACCTTTCCCAGGTAAACCCTGAAGAGCTTTTTATTCTTGATACTAAAAGAGCAATATCTGAAGGTGTAGAAAATAAAGACAATATGCCTTTTTATCTTAAAGGGTCAAATGATGTAGGTATCTTGTTGATTCATGGCTTTACCGCTTCACCTTTTGAAATGAAAGCCTTGGGTGAGTATCTGAATGAAAAAGGTTTTTCTGTTTACGGTGCAAGGCTTCCGGGACACGCATCTTCCCCTGAAAATATTAATAAACTTACTTTTATGGATATGTATGAGGGGTTAAAATATGGTTATTACGTGCTGAAAAATACTAATAAAAAGGTATTTGTTATAGGTCAGTCTATGGGTGGACTTTTGGCAGCTGAGGTTGCCATATTTAATAAAGTAGACGGCTTAATAATGCTTTCCCCGGCTTTTAAAATAAAAAGCAATAAGGTTATTTTTGTGCCGTTTTTAAGAAAATTTATAAAATTTAGCAAAAAAGAAAATTTTGAAGACAGGTTTGCAGACCATTATTACAATGTTAGACCTGTTGAAGGAATTTATCAGCTTACAAAGCTTTCAAGGCATCTTATCCCTTTATTGCCTGAGATGAAAATCCCTGTCTACGTGGTGCAGTCAAAATACGATGATATTATTGATTCAGGTTATACTGAATACTACTTCAAACAAATTGGAACAGAAAGAAAAACTATTGATATTTTGGATGATAATAGAGTAAAACATATTCTTACGACAGATGAAAATCCATTAATGGATAATCTGTTTTCTAAGATTTATGAGTGGATATTGGGGGTAATGTGA
- a CDS encoding aspartate:alanine exchanger family transporter: MELYTVLYLFIIISLGYFIGNLKVKGFYLDISAILIIALIAGHFGVSFPSEFKYLGLAFFIYAVGLQSGPGFFENIKKNGLVLNLYAFCLVTSIFLIIFIIGKILKYDNNVIAGIFTGIMSSAPALAATVEISNSHVTSVIFGIVYPFGTIVAVLLVRMIPILLKSDAEKEVERYRLSKEKDYPKIVSKNFRITNENFNNKIIRKSQLEDMSNVIIERIETEFEADEVDPQIHFGDIVRVTGRKEHVDNMNIILGEEIDSYVDFHDNMKVLRLLVSNKNIVGKKISEIKELFAMRVTITKVRRSGIDFDAKPQTTLLLGDKLYITVPQKYEEQVTKLIGDNLMAFPAADFLPISVGIVIGILVGFIPLSLPFLGKFKLSFIGGILITSLILGRIGRTGPVVWQLSPHSTTLLKTFGQLIYMATIGTSAGKYLVEAIKTNGLTPIFLALFALIVSLTVFTCILRFVLKMNMVEILGLISGGMTSTPSLTMSSNILKSDYPAVSYAAVYPFSLILTMLLSQILIKL; this comes from the coding sequence ATGGAATTATACACAGTACTCTATCTTTTTATAATAATTTCATTGGGATATTTTATTGGAAATCTCAAAGTTAAAGGTTTTTACCTTGATATTTCGGCTATTTTAATAATAGCATTAATTGCCGGACATTTTGGAGTAAGTTTCCCTTCAGAGTTTAAATATCTTGGTCTTGCGTTTTTTATATATGCTGTTGGTTTGCAATCAGGGCCTGGATTTTTTGAAAATATAAAAAAGAATGGACTGGTACTAAATCTATATGCTTTTTGCCTTGTTACATCAATATTTTTGATAATTTTTATTATTGGCAAGATATTGAAATATGATAATAATGTTATAGCAGGTATATTTACAGGTATTATGTCGAGTGCTCCTGCCCTTGCAGCTACGGTAGAAATAAGTAATTCTCATGTTACTTCGGTAATATTTGGTATAGTCTACCCTTTTGGGACAATAGTTGCGGTGCTTTTGGTCAGAATGATTCCGATTTTATTAAAGTCTGATGCGGAAAAGGAAGTTGAAAGATACAGGCTAAGTAAAGAAAAGGATTATCCAAAAATTGTATCTAAAAACTTTAGAATCACTAATGAAAATTTTAATAATAAAATCATAAGAAAATCTCAGTTGGAAGATATGTCCAATGTCATAATTGAACGTATAGAAACGGAATTTGAAGCAGATGAAGTTGACCCTCAAATACATTTTGGTGATATTGTCAGAGTGACAGGAAGAAAAGAGCATGTGGATAATATGAATATTATCCTTGGAGAAGAGATAGACAGTTATGTTGATTTTCATGACAATATGAAAGTGTTAAGACTGTTAGTTTCAAATAAAAATATTGTTGGAAAAAAGATTAGTGAAATTAAAGAGTTGTTTGCAATGAGAGTTACGATTACAAAAGTAAGACGTTCAGGGATAGATTTTGATGCAAAACCTCAGACAACACTTTTATTAGGTGATAAGCTCTACATTACTGTTCCTCAAAAGTATGAAGAGCAGGTAACAAAGCTTATAGGTGATAATTTAATGGCTTTTCCTGCTGCAGATTTTTTGCCAATTTCCGTCGGGATAGTTATTGGGATTTTGGTAGGTTTTATCCCTTTGAGTTTGCCTTTTCTTGGCAAGTTTAAATTAAGTTTTATCGGTGGTATACTAATAACTTCTCTTATTTTGGGAAGGATTGGCAGGACCGGCCCTGTCGTTTGGCAACTTTCGCCACACTCTACAACATTGTTAAAAACCTTTGGGCAGCTTATATATATGGCGACCATCGGGACGAGTGCAGGTAAATATTTGGTGGAAGCCATAAAAACAAATGGATTAACACCAATATTTTTGGCGCTGTTTGCATTGATTGTTTCACTGACAGTCTTTACTTGCATTTTAAGATTTGTATTAAAAATGAATATGGTTGAAATTTTGGGGCTTATTTCAGGCGGGATGACTTCAACCCCCTCGCTGACAATGTCTTCTAATATTTTAAAGTCAGATTATCCTGCAGTGAGTTATGCTGCGGTGTACCCTTTTTCTCTTATTTTAACTATGTTGTTATCACAAATCCTTATAAAGCTTTGA
- a CDS encoding cysteine hydrolase family protein: MKKALIIVDMLNDFVLEGAPLQVKGAEKIIPSIKKQIEIAKKENYPVIYVCDNHDANDKEFEIWPKHCVEGTDGAKVVKELAPESEDIIVPKTRYSGFYNTNLDEILKKHGIDTLIVTGLVTNICVLYTVADAVSRNYKVIVPKDCVIGLDDYGHEVGLYQIKNVHNGEII, encoded by the coding sequence ATGAAAAAGGCTCTTATAATTGTTGATATGCTTAATGATTTTGTGTTAGAAGGGGCTCCTTTGCAGGTGAAAGGTGCTGAAAAGATTATTCCCTCAATAAAGAAACAGATAGAAATTGCCAAAAAAGAAAATTATCCCGTTATTTATGTGTGTGATAATCATGACGCCAACGATAAAGAGTTTGAGATTTGGCCTAAACACTGCGTTGAAGGGACTGACGGGGCAAAGGTAGTCAAAGAGCTTGCTCCAGAAAGTGAAGATATAATTGTTCCTAAAACGAGATATTCGGGGTTTTACAACACAAATTTAGATGAAATTTTGAAAAAGCACGGTATTGATACGCTCATCGTTACAGGGCTTGTGACAAATATTTGCGTACTATATACGGTAGCTGACGCAGTTAGTCGTAATTATAAAGTAATTGTTCCTAAAGACTGTGTGATAGGTCTTGATGATTATGGTCACGAAGTCGGTCTTTATCAGATAAAAAATGTACATAATGGTGAAATAATATGA
- a CDS encoding AAA family ATPase, whose protein sequence is MSELSPSALILKELVKPEKIIETHISYVMLTKDYVYKLKKAVDFGFLDFKLSTQRKIYCILEKELNERFSKGIYEEVLKIARRGKEFVLVPFHNTLVTVDYVLKMKRIDDNNFLSTKIKNSQVDEKYIFEIGKHIGTLFKSINTNYENAKENGSFEVILKNCQENFEQTEPFVGKFIDNGIYEFIKDKTLGFLEGNKELFERRLSDGYIIDGHGDLRLEHIYEDENGIGLVDCIEFNKRFRYNDVISDFGFLLMELDQTGEIGLSDACLKGFLTVYNDSDTLRLLNFYKCYRAYVRVKIACFMLNGLEEGSEKYLEELDKLKRLLDLSLTYALNMIEPKLVIYYGLMGSGKSKNSKMLNQKLPSFRVNTDEFRKEYFNIDKVEKVNEDFNKGIYSYENSLTIYKELGKLADEKLKINRMTIVDGSFSKKEYLRQFQENINIKPLKIKCEADDNTILKRLADRKDKKIATDGRPELYFKQKESFEDIGCDFLIDTTSGVEENIEKTIKFLISNEK, encoded by the coding sequence ATGAGCGAACTCTCTCCCTCTGCACTTATTTTAAAAGAGCTGGTTAAGCCTGAAAAAATAATCGAAACCCATATATCTTATGTAATGCTTACAAAGGACTATGTATACAAGTTGAAAAAAGCTGTGGATTTTGGTTTTCTGGACTTTAAGCTTTCAACTCAGAGAAAAATATATTGTATCTTGGAAAAAGAGCTTAATGAAAGGTTTTCAAAGGGGATTTATGAAGAGGTTTTGAAGATAGCAAGACGAGGTAAAGAGTTTGTACTTGTCCCTTTTCACAATACTTTGGTAACGGTTGATTATGTCCTTAAGATGAAACGTATTGATGATAATAATTTTTTATCGACTAAAATAAAAAATAGCCAAGTTGATGAAAAATATATTTTTGAGATAGGTAAACATATCGGGACACTTTTTAAAAGTATCAATACAAATTACGAAAATGCTAAAGAGAATGGAAGCTTTGAAGTAATATTAAAAAACTGTCAGGAGAATTTCGAACAAACAGAACCTTTTGTAGGTAAATTTATAGATAATGGCATTTATGAGTTTATTAAGGACAAAACATTAGGTTTTCTTGAAGGAAATAAAGAGCTTTTTGAAAGAAGGCTTTCTGACGGTTATATTATTGACGGTCATGGAGATTTACGGTTAGAGCATATTTACGAAGATGAAAACGGTATTGGCCTTGTAGACTGTATAGAATTTAATAAAAGATTTAGATATAATGATGTGATTTCTGACTTTGGATTTCTTTTAATGGAGCTTGACCAGACCGGAGAGATAGGGCTTTCTGATGCATGTCTTAAAGGATTTCTAACAGTTTATAATGACAGCGATACATTAAGACTTTTAAATTTTTATAAATGTTACAGAGCGTATGTAAGGGTTAAGATAGCTTGTTTTATGTTAAACGGACTTGAGGAAGGCAGTGAAAAATATCTTGAGGAATTAGATAAGTTAAAAAGGCTTCTTGATTTGAGTCTGACATACGCTTTAAATATGATTGAGCCTAAACTTGTAATTTATTACGGTCTTATGGGCTCAGGCAAGAGCAAGAATTCAAAAATGTTAAATCAAAAACTCCCATCTTTTAGAGTTAATACGGATGAATTTAGAAAAGAATATTTCAACATAGACAAAGTTGAAAAGGTAAATGAAGATTTTAATAAAGGGATATATTCATATGAAAATTCTCTAACTATCTACAAAGAGTTAGGAAAACTTGCGGACGAAAAATTAAAAATTAACAGGATGACAATTGTGGACGGCAGTTTTTCTAAAAAGGAATATTTGAGACAATTTCAAGAAAATATTAATATAAAGCCTTTGAAAATAAAATGTGAAGCGGATGATAATACGATTTTAAAAAGGCTTGCTGATAGAAAAGATAAAAAAATTGCCACTGACGGGCGACCTGAACTCTATTTTAAACAAAAGGAATCTTTTGAAGATATTGGTTGTGACTTTTTGATTGATACGACAAGCGGGGTAGAAGAAAATATTGAAAAAACTATAAAATTTTTGATAAGTAATGAGAAATAA
- a CDS encoding mechanosensitive ion channel family protein → MELYNDLKELLEYTILDVKLKQLLIFFGIIFLALFFKQIITKIILNHLKKIASKTKTDADDELIDALEQPLKLSVVIAGFYIAFSTLYLPANAKTLVNHIMNSLFIYAIFWGIYRCETLLERIIEKFLKNRDFELVSSFLPFISKFIKTTIIIFGVIFIVQEWGYNVGALITGLGIGGVAVALAAKDTLANLFGSIMILIDRPFKIGDWVVINDIEGIVEDIGFRSTRIRTFAKALVSVPNSVVATTAITNWSMRDRRRINFNIGVTYSTPRHLLEKAVKEIDEMLRLHPQIHKDPLMVYFTDFQASSLDIFIYCFATTADWAKYLEIKQDVNLKIMEILENLGIDFAFNSMSVYIEKTPEK, encoded by the coding sequence ATGGAACTTTATAATGATTTAAAAGAACTCCTCGAATATACCATACTGGATGTAAAGCTAAAACAGCTGCTCATATTTTTTGGGATAATATTTTTGGCACTATTTTTTAAGCAAATTATTACAAAAATTATTCTAAATCACTTAAAAAAGATTGCTTCTAAAACCAAGACAGACGCTGACGATGAGCTGATAGATGCCTTGGAGCAACCGTTAAAACTATCCGTAGTAATTGCTGGATTTTACATTGCTTTTTCAACTCTTTACTTGCCAGCAAACGCAAAAACTCTTGTAAACCATATTATGAATTCATTATTTATATATGCAATATTTTGGGGGATTTATCGATGCGAAACCCTGTTAGAAAGAATTATTGAAAAATTCCTAAAAAATAGAGATTTTGAGCTTGTATCAAGTTTTCTTCCATTTATAAGTAAATTTATTAAAACAACAATAATAATTTTTGGCGTTATATTCATTGTTCAAGAATGGGGCTACAATGTGGGAGCTCTCATTACAGGGCTTGGTATTGGTGGTGTTGCCGTTGCTTTGGCTGCAAAGGATACGCTGGCTAATCTTTTTGGAAGTATAATGATTTTAATAGACAGACCTTTTAAAATAGGTGATTGGGTAGTCATTAATGACATTGAAGGTATAGTGGAAGATATAGGTTTTAGAAGCACACGTATCAGGACATTTGCAAAGGCTCTTGTCAGCGTCCCAAACTCAGTAGTAGCGACAACTGCCATAACAAACTGGTCAATGAGGGACAGAAGAAGGATAAATTTTAATATCGGCGTCACTTATTCGACACCAAGACACTTACTTGAAAAAGCAGTCAAAGAGATAGATGAAATGTTACGATTACACCCGCAAATTCATAAAGACCCTTTGATGGTATATTTTACAGATTTTCAGGCAAGTAGCCTTGATATTTTTATCTACTGCTTTGCAACAACCGCAGATTGGGCTAAATATCTTGAGATTAAACAGGATGTTAATTTGAAAATTATGGAAATATTAGAAAATCTCGGAATAGATTTTGCATTTAACTCTATGTCTGTTTATATTGAGAAAACACCTGAAAAATAG
- the proC gene encoding pyrroline-5-carboxylate reductase, with protein MFENKRIGFIGAGNMATALIKGILKANLVPSDFVSASDVDIEKLDSLKSEYGINVVFKDNEKLVTESDIIVLAIKPQIFEKILKEIAPKLDKSKLIISIAAGISTEYIENIVEKDLKIVRAMPNTPALILEGATAIAPGAHVAEDDLRIAYKIFDAVGKVAVVDESQMDAVTGLSGSGPAYIFMIIEALSDAGVKMGLSRSVAMKLAAQTVMGAAKLQIETDMHPGRLKDMVTSPGGTAIAGIHTLEQGGLRTTLINAVESATMRSIELGRKNGK; from the coding sequence ATGTTTGAGAATAAGAGGATAGGGTTTATAGGTGCTGGAAATATGGCAACGGCACTTATAAAAGGGATTTTGAAGGCAAATCTTGTACCGAGCGATTTTGTCAGTGCAAGTGATGTGGATATTGAAAAACTGGATTCTCTAAAAAGTGAATATGGTATAAATGTAGTGTTTAAGGATAATGAAAAACTCGTAACTGAATCCGATATTATAGTTCTGGCGATAAAACCTCAGATTTTTGAAAAGATATTAAAGGAAATAGCTCCAAAGCTTGATAAATCAAAATTAATTATTTCAATTGCTGCCGGTATTAGTACTGAATATATAGAAAATATTGTGGAAAAGGATTTAAAAATTGTAAGGGCTATGCCAAATACCCCTGCTCTTATTTTGGAAGGTGCGACAGCTATTGCGCCTGGTGCACATGTTGCGGAAGATGATTTGAGGATAGCATATAAAATTTTTGATGCAGTTGGTAAAGTCGCTGTTGTTGATGAGAGTCAGATGGATGCAGTCACAGGCCTTTCCGGTAGCGGGCCGGCATATATTTTTATGATTATTGAAGCATTAAGTGATGCCGGTGTAAAAATGGGGTTATCCAGAAGCGTTGCCATGAAGCTTGCAGCTCAGACTGTTATGGGAGCAGCAAAACTTCAGATTGAAACAGACATGCACCCCGGCAGATTAAAAGATATGGTTACTTCTCCGGGTGGAACAGCAATAGCAGGTATTCATACCCTCGAACAAGGTGGTCTTAGAACTACTCTAATAAATGCAGTGGAATCAGCTACAATGAGATCGATAGAGCTTGGGAGGAAGAATGGAAAATAA
- a CDS encoding menaquinone biosynthetic enzyme MqnA/MqnD family protein, giving the protein MLNIGEISYANVFPIFNMLKRYEGLKFISAFPSFLNRAVREGGVDVTPCSSIEYARNSNNYLIIPNISISSKIKVKSVCLFSNYDIGYLSHKNIFLTSESGTSVVLLKILFKKFYQMKANFTIDENNADAYLYIGDKALFQYYKKGFKYVYDLGEQWNNFTGLPFVYALWLVTKEAVNTKRDEMIEFKKLLLKIKEDSKQNLSSLIDHYYFKGLTSYQIIDYWETIDYSLTDTHIAGLKEFYRLANEIGEIKSVPELSFFLD; this is encoded by the coding sequence ATGCTTAATATCGGCGAAATCAGTTATGCTAATGTGTTCCCCATCTTCAATATGTTAAAGAGGTATGAAGGGTTAAAATTTATCTCTGCATTCCCTTCTTTTTTAAACAGGGCTGTCAGGGAAGGTGGGGTCGATGTTACCCCATGCAGCAGTATCGAGTACGCAAGAAATAGTAATAACTACCTTATAATTCCAAATATTTCCATCAGCAGCAAAATTAAGGTAAAAAGTGTGTGTCTGTTTTCAAACTATGACATCGGTTATCTGAGCCATAAAAATATTTTTCTGACCTCTGAGTCGGGGACAAGCGTTGTGCTTTTGAAGATACTTTTTAAAAAATTTTACCAAATGAAGGCTAATTTTACAATTGATGAGAATAATGCCGATGCTTATCTGTATATCGGTGATAAAGCCCTTTTTCAATATTATAAAAAAGGGTTTAAGTATGTTTACGACTTGGGGGAGCAGTGGAATAATTTTACCGGACTTCCGTTTGTGTATGCTCTGTGGCTTGTTACAAAAGAGGCCGTCAATACCAAAAGGGATGAAATGATTGAGTTTAAGAAACTTTTATTAAAAATAAAAGAGGACAGCAAGCAAAATCTCTCTTCATTAATTGACCATTATTATTTTAAAGGGCTGACTTCATACCAGATTATAGATTATTGGGAAACAATAGATTACAGCCTGACAGATACCCATATTGCAGGATTAAAAGAATTTTACAGACTTGCTAACGAAATTGGTGAAATAAAGAGTGTGCCTGAGTTAAGTTTTTTCTTAGATTAA
- a CDS encoding manganese efflux pump MntP family protein, which produces MDIEIFMIAFAMSIDAFSVSFGVGCKYNSYRHYFRLAWHFGLFQFFMPLIGAFIGKELYQFSNRLNIIAALILFFIAYNMFKESMKSTEEKCYIKDPTKGFSLIILSVATSMDALGVGIALPLLKGSIFLNAGIIGVVCLIMSLAGVYFGSKSKNFFGGFAEKVGALVLVTIGIKFLVI; this is translated from the coding sequence TTGGATATAGAAATATTTATGATTGCATTTGCAATGAGTATAGATGCTTTTAGCGTTTCATTTGGAGTGGGATGTAAGTATAACAGCTACAGGCATTACTTCAGACTTGCCTGGCATTTCGGACTTTTTCAGTTTTTTATGCCTCTGATAGGGGCATTCATCGGTAAAGAGCTCTATCAATTTTCCAATAGATTAAATATTATTGCAGCATTAATACTCTTTTTTATAGCTTATAATATGTTTAAAGAATCTATGAAGTCAACTGAAGAAAAGTGTTATATAAAAGACCCTACAAAAGGGTTTTCTCTTATAATCTTATCTGTTGCCACAAGCATGGATGCTTTGGGTGTAGGGATAGCACTTCCTCTTCTGAAAGGGAGTATATTTTTGAATGCGGGGATTATCGGTGTTGTTTGTCTAATTATGTCTTTGGCAGGTGTATATTTTGGCAGTAAAAGTAAAAACTTTTTTGGTGGCTTTGCCGAAAAAGTTGGTGCACTTGTGCTTGTAACAATCGGAATAAAATTTTTGGTGATATAA
- a CDS encoding metal-dependent transcriptional regulator — translation MDDKLTKNMEDYLEAILILESKHEVARSTDISEMLNVKKPSVTSALKYLAEKGYVNYNRYKGITLTKEGLEYAKQIYHRHKRIKEFLIKILNVEEKEAEENACRIEHVIDEDIFHKLSCFLDFILESDTKCVNIDKFKSKCDEN, via the coding sequence GTGGACGATAAATTAACGAAAAATATGGAAGACTATCTTGAGGCTATACTTATCCTTGAAAGCAAACATGAAGTTGCAAGGTCTACAGATATTTCTGAAATGCTAAACGTTAAAAAGCCGTCTGTTACAAGTGCATTAAAGTATTTAGCTGAAAAAGGTTATGTAAACTACAATAGATATAAAGGGATAACACTTACGAAAGAAGGTTTGGAATATGCAAAGCAGATATATCACAGACATAAAAGGATAAAAGAATTTTTGATTAAAATTTTAAATGTTGAAGAAAAAGAAGCGGAAGAGAATGCCTGCCGTATTGAGCATGTGATTGATGAAGATATTTTTCACAAATTGTCCTGTTTCCTTGACTTTATCCTTGAAAGCGATACAAAATGCGTAAATATAGACAAGTTTAAATCAAAGTGTGATGAAAATTGA